The Clostridium sporogenes genome contains a region encoding:
- the tpx gene encoding thiol peroxidase, with amino-acid sequence MEIKFMGNPITLEGNELKVGDMAPDFTAIDNNMKPVSLKDTKGVRILSVVPSLDTEVCDLETRTFNSKAAEIPNVTIYTISMDLPFAQARWCGAHGVDKVITLSDFKDRLVGKNYGTYIKELGLLTRAVFVIDSNNRITFVEYVPEVTSQPNFDKVLEASKIAQ; translated from the coding sequence ATGGAAATAAAATTTATGGGAAATCCAATAACCCTTGAAGGAAATGAATTAAAAGTTGGAGACATGGCACCAGATTTTACTGCTATAGACAATAATATGAAACCAGTTTCTTTAAAAGATACCAAAGGTGTACGAATACTTTCCGTAGTACCTTCTTTAGATACTGAAGTTTGTGATCTTGAGACAAGAACATTTAATTCAAAAGCTGCTGAAATTCCAAATGTAACTATTTATACCATATCTATGGATCTACCTTTTGCACAGGCTAGATGGTGTGGAGCTCACGGTGTAGATAAAGTTATAACTTTATCTGATTTTAAGGATAGATTAGTAGGTAAAAATTATGGCACATATATAAAAGAATTAGGTTTATTAACAAGAGCTGTTTTTGTAATAGATAGTAATAACAGAATAACTTTTGTTGAATATGTACCAGAAGTTACAAGTCAACCAAATTTTGATAAAGTGTTAGAAGCTTCCAAAATTGCCCAATAA
- a CDS encoding sensor histidine kinase gives MREYIIYNKMIIFLYCAYTYTEQRVYTWTIIYFLLYIIFNFSIEISKNNKAKLILNLCSIILWLLFISKGEFNIFLIIVNIYDINYYFNKKNYIALIIIFILSCFIPYEIAKEFLVIALLSFMNFSLYKKCYKRIGELTEKNYNITQKNHNLNNQIVLNEKQENYNLYLSQLEERNKISQEIHDKIGHVLAGNIMQLEACKILMEKDKEKSEKLMEKSIMSLREGLEEVRLTVRDLKPPREQLGLTKIETVINKFMLKTDIDTKLVTKGDLSLVGYKQWKIIQESLQECLTNIIKYSKATKVSIIIEELNKFIKFNIKDNGIGCMNIEKGIGIRGIEERCENGNAKLIIDGGDGFSLIILLPK, from the coding sequence GAGTTTATACTTGGACTATTATATATTTTCTTTTATATATAATATTTAACTTTTCTATAGAGATTTCAAAAAACAATAAGGCAAAACTTATTTTAAATTTGTGTTCTATAATTTTGTGGTTATTATTTATAAGCAAGGGTGAATTTAATATATTTTTAATAATAGTTAATATATATGATATAAATTATTATTTTAATAAGAAAAATTACATAGCATTAATTATAATTTTTATATTAAGTTGTTTTATTCCTTATGAAATAGCCAAGGAATTTTTAGTAATAGCTCTACTAAGCTTTATGAATTTTTCATTATATAAAAAATGCTATAAAAGAATAGGTGAATTGACGGAAAAAAATTATAATATTACACAAAAAAATCATAACTTAAATAATCAAATAGTTTTAAATGAAAAGCAAGAAAATTATAATTTATATTTGTCACAATTGGAGGAAAGAAATAAAATTTCTCAGGAAATACACGATAAAATAGGACATGTGCTAGCAGGAAATATAATGCAATTAGAAGCTTGTAAAATATTAATGGAGAAGGATAAAGAAAAAAGTGAAAAATTAATGGAGAAATCTATAATGTCTCTAAGAGAGGGATTAGAAGAAGTAAGGTTAACAGTTAGAGATTTAAAACCCCCAAGGGAACAATTAGGTTTGACAAAGATAGAAACTGTTATAAATAAATTTATGTTAAAAACAGATATAGATACAAAATTGGTTACTAAAGGGGATTTAAGTTTAGTAGGCTACAAGCAGTGGAAAATAATTCAGGAAAGCTTGCAAGAATGTCTTACCAATATAATAAAATACTCTAAAGCTACTAAAGTTTCTATAATTATAGAAGAGCTAAATAAATTTATAAAGTTTAATATAAAGGATAATGGAATAGGGTGTATGAATATAGAAAAAGGGATAGGGATTAGAGGAATAGAGGAAAGATGCGAAAATGGAAATGCTAAATTAATAATAGATGGAGGAGATGGTTTTTCGCTTATAATACTTTTACCTAAATAA
- a CDS encoding ABC transporter permease, whose amino-acid sequence MRESLLIVFNTIKVAMKKKSTLWITFVLPIILAVFMIIMNTSGGRDIKIGINNKDTGIISKKLIKYVEKRDRFKIVNLDEKEINNFISKEKVDCVIVIPKDFSEEVYNNNIKKIKIVSIKGSEVTGLLENYLNIYIDNLKIIGNLHKGDKKSFDEFYNKTENGILKLNVEKVKDKSREKELSYITIGMLLMFVLTSSSNISKFILEERKNKTYNRIATTPVSPKQYILGNILCNFMFSLIQIIIVMVIVDKYVLKENLIGSKNLIILLTLIMFSIVAISLSIFIVTICKSSSEASNLSVIVTVLSTMIGGGFWEIKIMPKFMQNLASFTPQKWAIDAIFKINTGANFKDIGINMLILILFASTFFIITVYKLKMENKTEEFI is encoded by the coding sequence ATGAGGGAAAGTTTATTAATAGTTTTTAACACGATAAAAGTAGCTATGAAGAAAAAAAGTACTCTTTGGATAACTTTTGTATTACCAATTATATTAGCAGTATTTATGATAATAATGAATACTAGTGGTGGAAGAGATATAAAAATTGGTATAAATAATAAGGACACTGGAATAATATCTAAAAAATTAATAAAGTACGTAGAAAAAAGAGATAGATTTAAAATAGTAAACCTAGATGAAAAAGAAATAAATAATTTTATTTCAAAGGAAAAGGTAGATTGTGTAATAGTTATACCAAAGGATTTTTCAGAAGAAGTATACAATAATAATATAAAAAAAATAAAAATAGTATCTATAAAAGGATCTGAAGTTACGGGTTTATTAGAGAATTATTTAAATATATATATAGATAATTTAAAAATTATAGGTAACCTTCATAAGGGTGATAAAAAAAGTTTTGATGAATTTTATAATAAGACTGAAAACGGAATACTTAAACTTAATGTAGAAAAAGTTAAAGATAAATCTAGAGAAAAAGAATTAAGCTATATAACTATAGGAATGTTATTGATGTTTGTATTAACTTCCTCTTCTAATATAAGTAAGTTTATATTAGAAGAAAGAAAAAATAAAACCTATAATAGAATTGCAACAACTCCTGTAAGTCCTAAGCAATATATCTTGGGAAATATACTCTGTAATTTTATGTTTAGTTTAATTCAAATAATTATAGTTATGGTTATAGTAGACAAATATGTATTAAAAGAAAATCTTATTGGAAGTAAAAATCTTATAATACTTTTAACATTAATTATGTTTTCTATAGTTGCTATTTCTCTTAGTATATTTATAGTAACTATTTGTAAATCTTCATCAGAAGCCTCTAATTTAAGTGTAATAGTTACAGTATTAAGTACAATGATAGGAGGAGGCTTTTGGGAAATAAAAATAATGCCAAAATTTATGCAGAATTTAGCTAGCTTTACACCACAAAAATGGGCTATTGATGCTATTTTTAAAATAAATACTGGAGCTAATTTTAAAGATATAGGTATAAATATGTTAATTTTAATATTGTTTGCAAGTACATTTTTCATCATTACGGTATATAAGCTAAAAATGGAAAATAAGACAGAGGAGTTTATATAA
- a CDS encoding response regulator transcription factor, whose translation MIKVLIADDDVFIRESLSIILDMDEDIKIEKTVENGLQAVEYCRNNKIDIALLDIRMPVMNGVEATKIISKEGYGKVLILTTFDEDDYIREALHFGAKGYILKNNTPDIIIDTIKMVYKGNSVIQDVVMDKVLSSCNSNTKNIDKDMFSKREMDVIECISEGLSNKEISAKLFISEGTVKNYISSILSKTGLEHRTQIAIYCLKGQIR comes from the coding sequence GTGATTAAGGTTTTAATTGCAGATGACGATGTTTTTATAAGGGAAAGTTTAAGTATAATATTGGATATGGATGAAGATATAAAAATAGAGAAAACAGTAGAAAATGGATTGCAAGCAGTAGAATATTGCAGAAATAATAAAATAGATATAGCGCTTTTAGATATAAGAATGCCTGTAATGAATGGAGTAGAAGCTACAAAAATAATAAGCAAAGAAGGTTATGGAAAGGTTTTAATATTAACTACTTTTGATGAGGATGATTACATAAGAGAAGCTCTTCATTTTGGAGCTAAGGGATATATTTTAAAAAACAATACTCCGGATATTATAATAGATACTATAAAAATGGTTTATAAAGGTAACTCTGTTATACAAGATGTGGTTATGGATAAAGTGCTTAGTTCTTGTAATTCTAATACTAAAAATATTGATAAAGATATGTTCTCAAAAAGGGAGATGGATGTAATAGAGTGTATATCAGAAGGATTATCTAATAAAGAAATATCAGCAAAATTATTTATTTCAGAAGGAACTGTAAAAAATTATATAAGTTCTATTTTATCTAAGACTGGTTTAGAACATAGAACTCAAATAGCTATATATTGTTTAAAGGGACAAATTAGGTGA
- the trmB gene encoding tRNA (guanosine(46)-N7)-methyltransferase TrmB, with product MRLRKKWWARPEIEASDKFAYEPKELKGKWNKEFNNNNDIHLELGCGRGGFISQLVEKNEDINYVGIDLKDEVIVYAIRKVEEKEEEAKRKLKNIKFITMNIMGIAEVFDKDEISKIYINFCNPWPKERHNKRRLTHTKLLTEYKKFLKPNTEIWFKTDDKELFEDSQEYFKESGFNIEYITYDLHNSDFKENIKTEYETKFESMGMKIMFLRARLL from the coding sequence ATGAGACTTAGAAAGAAATGGTGGGCAAGACCAGAGATAGAAGCTAGTGATAAATTTGCATACGAACCTAAAGAACTAAAAGGAAAATGGAATAAGGAATTTAATAATAATAATGATATACATTTAGAATTAGGTTGTGGAAGAGGAGGATTTATATCACAATTAGTAGAAAAAAATGAAGATATAAATTATGTAGGAATAGATTTAAAAGATGAAGTTATAGTTTATGCTATAAGAAAAGTTGAGGAAAAGGAAGAAGAAGCTAAAAGAAAACTTAAAAATATAAAATTTATTACAATGAATATAATGGGAATAGCAGAAGTATTTGATAAAGATGAAATAAGTAAAATATATATAAACTTTTGCAATCCTTGGCCAAAAGAAAGACATAATAAAAGAAGATTGACTCATACTAAATTACTAACAGAATATAAAAAATTTTTAAAGCCAAATACAGAAATATGGTTTAAAACTGATGATAAAGAACTTTTTGAGGATTCACAGGAATATTTTAAGGAAAGTGGATTTAATATAGAATACATCACATATGATCTTCATAATAGTGACTTTAAAGAGAATATAAAAACAGAATATGAAACAAAATTTGAATCTATGGGAATGAAAATAATGTTTTTAAGAGCTAGATTATTATAA
- a CDS encoding ArsB/NhaD family transporter: MILPAIIFIIVYALIISEKVNRVVASLSGAAIMLILKLITQEKAFLKIDFNTIGLLVGMMIIVNITKRTGVFEYIAIKAAKFSKGNPIKILILFSIITAILSGLLDNVTTVLLIVPVTLVITKTLEIDPIPFLMCEIFASNIGGTATLIGDPPNLMIGSAAGLSFLDFVKNLAPVIVIILLVTLLGIKQLYKNSMKTSEEDKKKIMALDESKAIRDMSLMKKSLTVLALTLVGFLLHGSLGFESATIAIAGSAILLAISKVEPDEILQETEWGTIFFFIGLFIMTGVLEDVGIMEVLAQKTLSVTKGHLVMTGIFVLWISAFASAFIDNIPFVATMIPLIKAMGTMGGMDVAPLWWALSLGACLGGNGTMIGASANLVVIGIAEKSGYKISFKDYFKLGFPVMIVSIIICTAYLLLFFL; the protein is encoded by the coding sequence ATGATACTTCCAGCAATTATATTTATAATAGTTTACGCATTGATTATTTCAGAAAAAGTAAACAGAGTTGTTGCTTCTCTAAGCGGAGCTGCCATTATGCTTATATTAAAATTAATCACCCAAGAAAAGGCTTTCTTAAAAATTGATTTTAATACCATAGGTTTATTAGTTGGAATGATGATTATAGTAAATATAACTAAAAGGACCGGTGTCTTCGAATACATAGCTATAAAAGCAGCTAAATTTTCTAAGGGAAATCCTATTAAAATATTAATACTGTTTTCTATAATAACTGCTATTTTATCTGGACTATTAGATAATGTTACTACTGTACTTTTAATAGTACCTGTAACCTTAGTTATAACTAAAACATTAGAAATAGATCCTATTCCTTTTTTAATGTGTGAAATATTTGCATCTAATATAGGAGGTACTGCTACTTTAATAGGGGATCCACCGAACCTAATGATAGGAAGTGCTGCAGGATTAAGTTTTTTAGATTTTGTTAAAAACTTAGCGCCTGTAATAGTAATAATACTTTTAGTTACATTATTAGGGATAAAACAATTATATAAAAATTCTATGAAAACTTCTGAAGAGGATAAGAAAAAAATTATGGCTTTAGATGAAAGTAAAGCTATTCGTGATATGTCACTTATGAAAAAATCTCTAACAGTACTAGCCCTAACTTTAGTAGGATTTTTGCTTCATGGTTCTTTAGGTTTTGAATCTGCGACTATTGCTATTGCTGGTTCTGCTATATTATTAGCTATAAGTAAGGTAGAACCAGATGAAATACTACAAGAAACAGAATGGGGTACTATATTCTTTTTCATAGGTTTATTTATAATGACTGGGGTTTTAGAGGATGTAGGTATTATGGAAGTTTTAGCACAAAAAACTTTATCAGTAACAAAAGGTCACTTAGTTATGACAGGAATATTTGTGCTTTGGATATCTGCTTTTGCCTCTGCATTTATAGATAATATTCCTTTTGTAGCTACTATGATACCTTTAATAAAAGCCATGGGCACTATGGGCGGTATGGATGTAGCTCCACTTTGGTGGGCATTATCTTTAGGTGCTTGTCTTGGTGGAAATGGAACTATGATTGGAGCTTCTGCTAACTTAGTTGTAATAGGTATAGCAGAAAAAAGTGGCTATAAGATTTCTTTCAAAGACTACTTTAAACTTGGTTTCCCTGTAATGATAGTATCAATAATAATATGTACTGCTTATCTCTTACTATTTTTTCTCTAA
- a CDS encoding glucosaminidase domain-containing protein yields the protein MSNFLEELKTTKVISKNDIEKIKKFINIKYKDEDSQKKAYMVSSTIHNIIESKVGFFPKSIQKDLKNTIFKNTFLKNKDSIYLWDIFYSYIDYADLKKENLEILLNWTNINIKNKTDKESLVNYLYTNNLLKYDEKNNKIKDSSSSSSSSSSSSSSSSKDSSTKLSNEQPDIKIKEDDSIYLQNIHAEFNNNVINIKQNPTNIINDTYNPKNITKKLNIDLLYKNNIFKLYNNSIAFALTILFISLISIYLLNINTSIKTNSKNIIVYENKNVKTKKNNLLDKNKNLPQYVKYKTLNNKKLKEYLYTKNSLLAEEPYFSSIIATAEEFDINPLILFAITGQEQGFVPKNNKSAKKIANNPFNVFHSWEEYNSNIKDSSRIAARTVFNLLKTMPKGQDPFKWVNNTYAEDTNWHKGVKYLYNELEKSIK from the coding sequence ATGAGTAATTTTTTAGAAGAATTAAAAACCACTAAAGTTATAAGCAAAAATGATATTGAAAAAATCAAGAAATTTATAAATATTAAGTATAAAGATGAAGATAGCCAAAAAAAAGCTTATATGGTATCTTCTACTATTCATAATATTATTGAAAGTAAAGTAGGTTTCTTTCCAAAATCAATACAGAAAGACTTAAAAAATACTATTTTTAAAAATACTTTTTTAAAAAATAAAGATTCCATTTATTTATGGGATATATTTTATTCTTATATAGATTATGCAGATTTAAAAAAAGAAAACCTAGAAATATTATTAAATTGGACTAATATTAATATAAAAAATAAAACTGATAAAGAATCTTTAGTGAATTATTTATATACAAATAATTTACTAAAATATGATGAAAAAAATAATAAAATTAAAGATAGTTCTAGTTCTAGTTCTAGTTCTAGTTCTAGTTCTAGTTCTAGTTCTAAAGATTCTAGCACTAAGCTCTCAAATGAACAACCTGATATAAAAATTAAAGAAGATGATTCTATTTATCTACAAAATATACATGCAGAATTTAATAATAATGTTATTAATATTAAACAAAATCCAACAAATATAATAAATGATACATATAATCCTAAAAACATTACTAAAAAACTTAATATAGATCTTTTATATAAAAATAATATATTTAAACTTTATAATAACTCTATTGCTTTTGCATTAACTATATTATTTATTTCTTTAATATCTATATATTTATTAAATATAAATACTAGCATTAAAACTAATAGTAAAAATATTATTGTTTATGAAAATAAAAATGTTAAAACTAAAAAAAATAATCTTCTTGATAAAAATAAGAACCTTCCCCAATATGTTAAATATAAAACTTTAAATAATAAAAAATTAAAGGAATATTTATATACCAAAAATTCTTTATTAGCAGAAGAGCCTTATTTTTCATCTATAATAGCAACTGCAGAGGAATTTGATATAAATCCTTTAATATTATTTGCAATAACTGGACAAGAACAGGGCTTTGTGCCTAAAAATAATAAGTCTGCTAAAAAAATAGCAAATAATCCATTCAATGTTTTTCATAGTTGGGAGGAGTATAATTCTAATATTAAAGATTCCTCTAGAATAGCAGCAAGAACTGTGTTTAATTTATTAAAAACTATGCCTAAAGGGCAAGACCCTTTTAAATGGGTAAATAATACATACGCTGAAGATACTAATTGGCACAAAGGTGTTAAATATCTTTATAATGAATTGGAAAAATCAATAAAATAA
- a CDS encoding DUF3892 domain-containing protein, which produces MIGGNNNFGKDIVALVKDGKGAVTGYKLNNGELLTKEQAIERAAEGEINDVVIGTAQNGEQYLHGIPEKTGGIDLQTLPTIKQNSFE; this is translated from the coding sequence ATGATTGGTGGTAACAATAATTTTGGTAAAGATATTGTAGCTCTAGTAAAAGATGGGAAAGGTGCCGTAACTGGTTATAAATTAAATAATGGTGAATTATTAACTAAAGAACAGGCCATAGAAAGAGCGGCAGAGGGAGAAATAAATGATGTAGTTATAGGTACAGCTCAAAATGGAGAACAATATTTACATGGTATACCAGAAAAAACTGGCGGAATAGATCTTCAAACATTACCAACTATAAAACAAAACTCATTTGAATAA
- a CDS encoding ABC transporter ATP-binding protein, whose amino-acid sequence MNIVKIYNLSKNFKKVTALDNVSLEIKEGEIYGLLGPNGAGKSTMINIISGLLNFNKGNIEILGKDIKNNMREIKKNIGVVPQDIALYKELTAYENIKFFTSLYGFKGEELKNRVEKALEFVGLKDRAKGHPNEFSGGMKRRLNIACAISHTPKLIIMDEPTVGIDPQSRNHILQSVKKLNEMGSTIIYTSHYMEEVEEICTNIGIIDHGKLVAEGTKEELKAIVRDKNTVYITVGGIENIDEKEIKNINGVTDVQVKNNLIKIDSYKEVNNLDKIILFFTNKNIPIKNVETKNPDLETVFLSLTGRKLRD is encoded by the coding sequence ATGAATATTGTTAAAATATATAATTTGAGTAAGAACTTTAAGAAAGTTACAGCTTTAGATAATGTAAGTTTAGAAATAAAAGAAGGAGAAATATATGGACTTTTGGGTCCAAATGGTGCAGGTAAAAGTACCATGATAAATATAATTAGTGGACTATTAAATTTTAATAAAGGAAATATTGAAATTTTAGGTAAAGATATAAAAAATAATATGAGAGAAATTAAGAAAAATATCGGTGTAGTTCCTCAGGATATAGCTTTATATAAAGAACTTACTGCCTATGAAAATATTAAATTTTTTACTTCTCTATATGGTTTTAAAGGAGAAGAGTTAAAAAATAGAGTGGAAAAAGCATTGGAATTTGTTGGACTAAAGGATAGGGCTAAGGGACATCCTAATGAATTTTCTGGGGGAATGAAAAGAAGATTAAATATTGCTTGTGCTATTTCTCACACACCTAAATTAATAATAATGGATGAACCTACAGTAGGTATAGATCCACAATCAAGAAATCACATATTACAATCAGTAAAAAAACTTAATGAGATGGGATCAACCATAATATATACTAGTCACTACATGGAGGAAGTTGAAGAAATATGTACTAATATAGGAATAATAGATCATGGTAAATTGGTGGCAGAGGGTACAAAGGAAGAATTAAAAGCAATAGTTAGAGATAAAAACACAGTATATATAACAGTTGGTGGAATAGAAAATATTGATGAAAAAGAAATAAAAAATATAAATGGAGTTACTGATGTACAGGTGAAAAATAATTTAATAAAAATAGATAGCTATAAAGAGGTAAATAATCTAGATAAAATAATTTTATTTTTTACTAATAAAAATATCCCTATTAAAAATGTTGAAACTAAAAATCCAGATTTAGAAACTGTATTTTTAAGTTTAACAGGAAGAAAATTAAGAGATTAA
- the ymfI gene encoding elongation factor P 5-aminopentanone reductase, translated as MVNLIGKVAIVTGGSRGIGRSIALELTKAGANVIINYNKNKEDALETLSFIKDLGGYGYVCKADVSNYNSSKELVEFAINKFGKIDILVNNAGIAKIGLFIDMDENDWNNIINTNLKGVFNCSHNVVKYMLDKGEGTIINVSSMWGNIGASCEVIYSASKGGINAFTKALAKELGPNNIRVNAVAPGVINTDMNSSLCEEDLNNLKNEIPLMRLGEGEEVGKVVAFLSSKDSSYVNGQIITIDGAMC; from the coding sequence ATGGTAAATTTAATAGGAAAAGTTGCAATAGTTACAGGTGGGTCTAGAGGAATTGGTAGAAGTATAGCTTTAGAACTTACAAAGGCTGGTGCTAATGTAATTATAAATTATAACAAAAACAAAGAAGATGCCCTAGAAACTTTAAGTTTTATCAAAGACCTAGGGGGATATGGATATGTATGTAAGGCAGATGTTTCAAATTATAATAGTTCAAAGGAATTAGTAGAATTTGCAATAAATAAATTTGGTAAAATAGATATTTTAGTTAATAATGCCGGTATAGCTAAAATAGGATTATTTATAGATATGGATGAGAATGATTGGAATAACATAATAAATACTAATTTAAAAGGAGTATTTAACTGCAGCCACAATGTAGTTAAATATATGTTAGATAAAGGGGAAGGAACTATTATAAATGTGTCATCTATGTGGGGAAATATAGGAGCATCTTGTGAAGTTATTTATTCAGCTTCAAAAGGGGGGATAAATGCTTTTACAAAGGCATTAGCTAAAGAACTTGGTCCTAACAACATAAGAGTAAATGCTGTAGCGCCTGGAGTTATAAATACAGATATGAATAGTTCTTTATGTGAGGAAGATTTAAATAATCTTAAAAATGAAATTCCACTTATGAGATTGGGAGAAGGAGAAGAAGTAGGGAAGGTTGTTGCATTTTTAAGTAGTAAAGATTCTTCTTATGTAAATGGACAAATTATAACGATAGATGGAGCTATGTGTTAA
- a CDS encoding response regulator — translation MQNIIILDDMSYMRYRVKDLLEEKDIKVYEASTSFEFFNKLYEKKDNIDLIILEVGLTREDGFEVVEKIREKNVDIPIVILTKVNTRDAFAKVIREGISDYILKPFDNKVLLDRIVKTIKESKGSKEQVSTEKESKVQKIYINEDNENTNEVKEEVAKEKEIIDFNVKEEELPEEFKIYFVDELNKAKTDNTKVSSVIFTLIKNTDEEEKIDVKESYITLTDVFYKGIKDIFKGPNFITKHGLLTFVGVLPNCDEEKIEDMKNKIQEKYKMLSLIYPQLSQYHVGYGNVTYPVDGDTVDALLDKLMDKMRENIKLK, via the coding sequence GTGCAAAATATTATAATATTAGATGATATGAGTTATATGAGATACAGAGTTAAAGACCTTTTAGAGGAAAAGGATATAAAAGTTTATGAGGCTTCTACTTCCTTTGAATTTTTTAATAAGCTTTATGAAAAAAAGGATAATATAGATTTGATAATACTAGAGGTAGGTTTGACTAGGGAAGATGGATTTGAGGTAGTTGAAAAGATAAGAGAAAAAAATGTGGACATTCCTATAGTTATATTAACTAAGGTAAACACTAGAGATGCCTTTGCAAAGGTAATAAGAGAAGGTATTTCAGATTATATATTAAAACCTTTTGATAATAAAGTTCTATTAGATAGAATAGTTAAAACTATAAAAGAAAGCAAAGGTAGTAAAGAACAAGTATCAACAGAAAAGGAATCTAAAGTTCAAAAAATATATATTAATGAAGATAATGAAAACACTAATGAAGTTAAAGAAGAAGTTGCAAAAGAAAAAGAAATTATAGATTTCAATGTTAAGGAAGAAGAATTACCGGAAGAATTTAAAATTTATTTTGTTGATGAACTAAATAAAGCTAAAACAGATAATACAAAAGTTTCTTCAGTTATATTTACTCTTATAAAAAATACAGATGAGGAAGAAAAAATAGATGTAAAAGAAAGCTATATAACATTAACAGATGTTTTTTATAAAGGAATAAAGGATATTTTTAAAGGCCCAAATTTTATAACAAAACATGGTTTATTAACTTTTGTAGGTGTACTGCCAAATTGTGATGAAGAAAAAATTGAAGATATGAAAAATAAAATACAAGAAAAATATAAAATGCTTTCTTTAATTTATCCTCAATTATCACAATATCATGTAGGATATGGAAATGTAACTTATCCTGTAGATGGAGATACTGTAGATGCACTTTTGGATAAACTTATGGATAAGATGAGGGAAAATATAAAATTAAAATAA
- a CDS encoding ABC transporter permease, with protein sequence MKFLNIAINEIKINFRDKKSMIMFIIWPIMLITVLGFSLNSAFNKIDLFQDTKIVYTMGENTKNKQAFEEFLDIIKKQGIEIYQENNTKIAKEKVQNKEYICYFNFHKEGNKIDFYKNDKYSSQASVVEVIANSFIKKYNTVVEVIRINPTLIKKDNINKYVEIESLENKKTPSSLEYYAVTMIVMIILYISLAAVNSFGNEYTRNTIIKLTSSPASKHEIFIGKVLGLIFVSIIQILLVFLFSKYALKVYWGKSEGIILLVLLSEIIMAIFAGISIIYLFKKQSVAESFLNGILPFITFLGGGYTPIDFQESKVLGLIYDFNIFSKIKDAIFNSMFFNNNDLSYKIIIINLSIAFIFLSISSLNFSRREAI encoded by the coding sequence ATGAAGTTTTTAAATATAGCTATTAATGAAATAAAAATTAATTTTAGAGATAAAAAAAGTATGATAATGTTTATAATTTGGCCTATTATGCTTATTACAGTGCTAGGATTTTCTTTAAATAGTGCTTTTAATAAAATTGATTTATTCCAGGATACTAAAATTGTATATACTATGGGAGAAAATACAAAGAATAAACAAGCATTTGAAGAATTTTTAGATATAATAAAAAAACAAGGAATAGAAATTTATCAAGAAAATAATACAAAAATAGCTAAGGAGAAAGTTCAAAATAAAGAGTATATTTGTTATTTTAATTTTCATAAAGAGGGTAATAAAATTGATTTTTATAAAAATGATAAATATAGTTCACAGGCTTCAGTAGTAGAAGTAATAGCAAATAGCTTTATTAAAAAATATAATACGGTGGTGGAGGTAATAAGAATAAATCCCACACTTATTAAAAAAGATAATATAAATAAATATGTGGAAATAGAATCCTTAGAAAATAAAAAAACTCCTAGTTCTTTGGAATATTATGCTGTAACTATGATAGTAATGATAATTCTATATATATCCTTAGCAGCAGTGAATTCTTTTGGCAACGAGTATACTAGGAATACTATAATTAAGTTAACTTCTTCTCCTGCCTCAAAACATGAGATATTTATAGGAAAAGTATTAGGGCTAATTTTTGTATCTATAATACAAATTTTATTGGTATTTTTATTTAGTAAATATGCATTAAAAGTATATTGGGGAAAAAGTGAAGGAATAATACTTTTAGTTTTGCTATCAGAAATAATTATGGCTATATTTGCAGGAATATCTATAATATATTTATTCAAAAAACAAAGTGTAGCAGAATCATTTTTAAATGGTATATTGCCCTTTATAACATTTTTGGGAGGTGGGTATACACCTATAGATTTTCAGGAGAGTAAAGTGTTAGGATTGATTTATGATTTTAATATATTTAGCAAGATTAAGGATGCTATATTTAATAGTATGTTTTTTAATAATAATGATTTAAGCTATAAAATTATTATTATAAATTTATCTATAGCATTTATATTTTTAAGTATCTCCTCTTTAAATTTTAGTAGAAGGGAGGCAATATAA